One genomic window of Thioclava sp. GXIMD4216 includes the following:
- the glpX gene encoding class II fructose-bisphosphatase has product MNTPVDFNDRMLSLGLARVSEAAAHASADLIGRGDEKAADQAAVNAMREQLNMLDIKGVVVIGEGERDEAPMLYIGEEVGTGQGPAVDIALDPLEGTTLTALDMPNALTVIAMAPRGTLLHAPDVYMEKLAIGPGYEKDVVSLEMSPAERVNALAKAQGVTPRDITVCILDRERHQEMIKEVRSTGAAIRLITDGDVAGVIHCAEAEATGIDMYMGSGGAPEGVLAASALKCMGGQMWGKLLFRNDDEKGRAAKAGITDLDKIYSRDELVTSDVIVAMTGVTNGSIVKGVKREPDYIETETVLMRSKTGSVRRMIYRNPTKRK; this is encoded by the coding sequence ATGAACACTCCCGTAGATTTCAATGACCGTATGCTTTCGCTGGGCTTGGCCCGTGTGTCTGAAGCGGCCGCCCATGCCAGCGCCGACCTGATCGGTCGTGGCGACGAGAAAGCCGCCGACCAAGCCGCCGTGAATGCGATGCGCGAGCAGTTGAACATGCTCGACATCAAAGGCGTGGTCGTGATCGGCGAAGGCGAGCGCGACGAAGCGCCCATGCTGTATATCGGCGAGGAAGTCGGCACCGGCCAAGGCCCCGCTGTGGATATCGCGCTTGACCCACTGGAAGGCACCACGCTGACCGCGCTCGACATGCCCAACGCGCTGACCGTCATCGCGATGGCGCCGCGCGGCACGCTGCTGCATGCGCCCGACGTCTATATGGAAAAGCTCGCCATCGGTCCGGGATACGAGAAAGACGTGGTCTCGCTCGAGATGTCCCCCGCCGAGCGGGTGAACGCGCTGGCCAAGGCGCAAGGCGTCACCCCCCGCGATATCACCGTCTGCATTCTCGACCGCGAGCGTCATCAGGAGATGATCAAGGAAGTCCGCTCGACCGGCGCGGCGATCCGCCTGATCACCGATGGCGATGTGGCAGGTGTCATCCATTGCGCCGAAGCCGAGGCCACCGGCATCGACATGTATATGGGGTCCGGCGGCGCGCCCGAGGGCGTTCTGGCGGCATCGGCCCTGAAATGCATGGGCGGCCAGATGTGGGGCAAGCTGCTGTTCCGCAATGACGACGAGAAGGGCCGCGCGGCCAAGGCAGGCATCACCGATCTCGACAAGATCTATTCGCGTGACGAGCTTGTCACCTCGGATGTGATCGTCGCGATGACCGGCGTGACCAATGGCTCGATCGTGAAGGGCGTCAAGCGCGAGCCCGATTACATCGAAACCGAAACGGTGCTGATGCGTTCGAAAACCGGCTCCGTGCGCCGGATGATCTATCGCAACCCCACCAAGCGCAAGTAA